A DNA window from Bos javanicus breed banteng chromosome 10, ARS-OSU_banteng_1.0, whole genome shotgun sequence contains the following coding sequences:
- the AFG2B gene encoding ATPase family gene 2 protein homolog B isoform X3 yields the protein MAPDSASFPEGPPLKLLPVDTRDRGTQRCRLGPTALRALGAHLGSAVKISLPDGGSCLCTAWPRRDGADGFVQLDPQCTSPGSAVGAPGSGGIINLNRLRLVPCPPLRSLAVWPELREQAGASGAPSPAAVLEAVQELLRNRPVSQGHVVAAPPGAPGPVAALHIVSGAPSPNPAGLVTPRTHISLSEVPPSEEEPQPEVPLGGLSEAADSLRELLRLPLRYPRALASLGLEVPRGVLLAGPPGVGKTQLVRAVARETGAELLAVSAPALQGARPGETEENVRRIFKRARELASRRPTLLFLDEVDALCPRRGGPHQAPESRVVAQVLTLLDGIGEDREVVVVGSTNRPDALDPALRRPGRFDREVVIGTPTLRQRKAILQVITSKMPISGQVDLNLLAEMTVGYVGADLTALCREAAMQALLHSEKNQDNPTIDETDFLEAFKKIQPSSFRSVIGVTDIKPVGWEQIGGLEDVKLKLKQSIEWPLKFPREFVRMGLTQPKGVLLYGPPGCAKTTLVRALATSCCCSFVSVSGADLFSPFVGDSEKILSQVFRQARANTPAIVFLDEIDSILGSRSISRTECNVQDRVLSVLLNELDGVGLKTIERRGSKSDQHARVSRNFQ from the exons ATGGCTCCGGACTCGGCTTCCTTTCCGGAAGGACCTCCCTTAAAGCTGCTACCCGTAGATACTAGGGATCGGGGCACCCAGCGCTGTCGTCTGGGCCCTACCGCCCTCCGCGCCTTAGGCGCCCACCTGGGCTCGGCGGTGAAGATCTCGCTGCCTGACGGTGGCTCCTGCCTGTGCACCGCCTGGCCGCGGCGGGATGGAGCGGACGGCTTTGTGCAGCTGGACCCGCAGTGCACGAGCCCGGGGTCGGCAGTGGGGGCGCCGGGGTCTGGGGGGATTATTAACCTGAACCGACTCCGCTTAGTGCCCTGCCCGCCCCTTCGGAGCCTCGCGGTGTGGCCGGAGTTGAGGGAGCAAGCGGGCGCGTCCGGTGCCCCGAGTCCAGCCGCGGTGCTGGAGGCGGTGCAGGAGCTGCTGAGGAACCGTCCAGTCTCTCAGGGCCACGTGGTGGCCGCTCCTCCAGGCGCTCCGGGTCCAGTGGCCGCCCTGCACATCGTTAGCGGGGCGCCCAGCCCGAATCCTGCTGGGTTGGTCACCCCTCGCACCCACATCAGTCTGAGCGAGGTGCCTCCGTCGGAGGAGGAGCCGCAGCCCGAGGTGCCCCTGGGGGGCCTTTCGGAGGCGGCCGACTCGCTGCGGGAGCTCCTCCGCCTGCCGCTCCGCTACCCCCGCGCCTTGGCCTCGCTGGGGCTAGAAGTGCCACGCGGGGTGCTCTTGGCCGGCCCCCCGGGAGTGGGCAAGACCCAGCTAGTGCGGGCAGTGGCTCGGGAGACGGGCGCGGAGCTGCTGGCGGTGAGCGCCCCAGCGCTGCAGGGCGCCCGGCCCGGGGAGACGGAGGAAAATGTGCGGCGGATCTTCAAGCGCGCCCGGGAGCTGGCCAGCCGCCGTCCCACCCTCCTCTTCCTGGACGAGGTGGACGCCCTGTGTCCCCGGCGGGGCGGCCCACACCAAGCCCCCGAGAGCCGCGTGGTGGCCCAGGTGTTGACGCTGCTGGACGGCATCGGTGAGGACCGCGAGGTGGTGGTTGTGGGATCCACCAACCGGCCGGATGCTCTAGACCCAGCGCTGCGCAGACCTGGGAGGTTCGACCGAGAG GTTGTCATTGGAACTCCCACTCTtagacaaagaaaggcaattctacAAGTGATTACTTCAAAGATGCCTATCTCTGGTCAAGTTGATTTGAACCTCCTTGCAGAAATGACAGTTGGCTATGTTGGCGCAGACCTGACTGCACTCTGTAGGGAGGCTGCCATGCAGGCTCTGCTTCATAGTGAGAAG AACCAGGACAATCCGACAATTGATGAAACAGACTTCCTTGAAGCTTTTAAAAAGATCCAACCCTCATCATTTCGAAGTGTCATTGGAGTGACAGACATCAAACCTGTTGGCTGGGAGCAAATTGGTGGCCTTGAAGatgtaaaactgaaattaaagCAG AGCATTGAATGGCCTCTGAAATTCCCTCGGGAATTTGTTAGGATGGGCCTGACACAACCAAAGGGAGTTCTCCTATATGGGCCCCCTGGGTGCGCCAAAACCACGCTGGTGAGGGCCCTGGCCACCAGCTGTTGTTGCTCTTTCGTTTCAGTGAGCGGAGCTGATCTCTTCTCGCCTTTTGTTGGAGATTCAGAGAAAATCTTGTCTCAG GTATTTCGACAAGCAAGAGCAAATACACCAGCAAttgtgtttttggatgagattgaTTCAATCTTGGGCTCTCGATCAATCAGCAGAACAGAATGTAATGTTCAAGATCGTGTTCTTTCTGTTCTCCTAAATGAATTAGATGGTGTTGGATTGAAGACTATAGAGAGAAGAGGAAGTAAATCAGATCAACATG CTAGAGTTTCAAGAAATTTTCAATAG